The Rhipicephalus sanguineus isolate Rsan-2018 chromosome 4, BIME_Rsan_1.4, whole genome shotgun sequence DNA window TCGGCATTTCTAGCTGACAGAGACAAAGCTCGCAATAATGGAGATCACTACTTACTCaattgtggcaaggcagcgcaatgCAGCATCCTCGCCTTCGACGTCCAGGTCATGGATGTTGTTCGAGGCGAGGTagccacgacgaagtcgctacggagCACCGGTTCGCGTACTACgttgtcgaaacgaaagctgcccgactcgcggtcatcgtcgtcggtgtaGAGACAGGAGACGAAAGCCCAAGCCCGTTCAAGTAGTTCAAGCGTGCATCAGCTGGTGGAGCGACCGTTCCAAAAAGCACCGCCAAAAACTAAAGAGAGATTTCGATCATTTCGTCCCTAGGTCACCTAGGTACCTAGCTGACGGCAACAAAAGAATTCCCCGACAGCCGTCACGAGAGGGCCACCCAAACGCTATAGCCGAAACATTAATAAACAGGAGTTTATCGTAAGGCTTTTGTTGTTGTACAAAAAGCAATGATTTCTTTTATTGTACTCAGACGTAGCAGTAGTTAGCGTGTTCGCCCTTTACCAGTTTTCTTAATATTAAACCGGAACTTCCGCTTGTGTACCGTTTAGGCTACGGAAACACgctgcgccgtccagcctttttaatggaggtcagtggctgAAACACCGTAGTAGCCGATGGTAGTCAGCACATAATCCTAATATTGGGCCTGCAAAGCAGGTAACGAACGCCACCGAACACAACGCCAACAACGCTGCGCCAAGTGGGAGGAAATTCACAGAAGATTCTAATTATGAGCAAAGAAGCATTTTACGGCCTGCTAAGTGGCCTAGCCCAGCGATTGTACTACGGCAACTCTGAGGTAACGGACGACTTGTTAAAAAACGAACTGTATCCTTCAGTTTCGGATGAACCGTTTTCCAAGTTGGTTTCCAAAGCAACGACGGTGCTGAAGGTAACTTTTAGGACCTTTTTCTTATCAGTTATGTAGAATTACTCAGCGATATCTGTTGTATATTGAAGAGTGTTATATGATGACATAATCCAACATATACCGTTGGGTTTATTCGATAGCGCCACTTTACGACCAGCGCAAACAGGAGTCATGTCATTGCAGTGAAGTGCTCGAATCTTCAACCGTGAGGTTTTCAAACCATGTTCCACCGGTATATTTCAGACACTTGCTGCTTCAAACATGGACTGGACACAGCTGGAGGCGTTTCTGACATCGCAGACAAAGCGACAGGAAGGTGGCCTCGCTCAGGAGCAAGCGGAGTGCACTTCTCGATTCTGGAGAAACCACCGTGCGCGCGTGCGGGCCAGTGTTGTGGCCCAGAGTCGGTGGAATCCGGGGCTAGAATCTTGCTCGTGGAGGGTGGACCTCGAAGGCCCCACGGCACAAGTATCTTTGGGAGAACTGCATTTCCAGATGGGCAAGCCTGAACTCGAGTCCTTGCTCGGGAGCATCGCGGCTGTTCAAGTTGCCTTGGACAAACATTGTCCTAGAACGAAGTGACCGATACACCGAAGGAGGTTGAAGACGATGTGTTTGACCGCAATATCACTATTTTGGACTCGGTCAGTCTACCAATATActgaagtaaggtggcaaattggctagttggaacgtactcgccatgttcagcgcaaaacagcaaaacagcgcttgtgtcgtgcacttccttgtgttttcgtgttcctgttttgcgctgaacatggcgactACCAATATACGCCGTGTACAAAAGATTAATTCATGTTAGTTTTGTAGTGTCTAGTCGCAGCTTTCAATGCGTCCGTTAAACCACGAgtattatttcttttttaaaggctAAATGGCAAATG harbors:
- the LOC119390706 gene encoding COMM domain-containing protein 1; translated protein: MSKEAFYGLLSGLAQRLYYGNSEVTDDLLKNELYPSVSDEPFSKLVSKATTVLKTLAASNMDWTQLEAFLTSQTKRQEGGLAQEQAECTSRFWRNHRARVRASVVAQSRWNPGLESCSWRVDLEGPTAQVSLGELHFQMGKPELESLLGSIAAVQVALDKHCPRTK